One Drechmeria coniospora strain ARSEF 6962 chromosome 01, whole genome shotgun sequence genomic region harbors:
- a CDS encoding cbp4, translating into MAAKKAVNWKLWSKVLIGGAAVSVGGPAFTYWLTPTEEQLRARYNPELLQRSIEGREEKEQEFDEFVTRLKAYAKSDKPIWVVVKEEDERRKKQALAAGKAQQQEASAQREEMRRQAGLGAKGQKRESGVAGLYNTNDAQVGSAAAGDGTAEESQRWCWPPVASQLDADSKRHGRSAVWEYELPT; encoded by the exons atggcggcaaaGAAGGCGGTGAATTGGAAGCTCTGGTCCAAGGTGCTGATCGG AGGCGcggccgtcagcgtcggAGGGCCAGCGTTCACGTACTGGctgacgccgacggaggAGCAGCTGCGGGCTCGGTACAACCCGGAGCTGCTTCAACGCAGCATCGAGGGccgcgaggagaaggagcagGAGTTTGACGAGTTCGTGACGCGACTGAAGGCGTACGCCAAATCGGACAAGCCGA TCTGGGTCGTCGTCAAGGAAGAGGACGAACGGCGGAAGAAGCAGGCGCTCGCGGCGGGCAAAGCGCAGCAGCAAGAGGCGTCGGCCCAGAGAGAGGAGATGCGGCGGCAGGCGGGCCTCGGAGCGAA AGGTCAGAAGCGGGAATCCGGCGTCGCAGGACTGTACAACACCAACGACGCACAGgtcggctcggcggcggctggagACGGGACTGCGGAGGAATCACAGAGGTGGTGCTGGCCACCGGTGGCATCTCAGCTCGACGCGGACTCGAAGCGTCATGGTCGATCT GCGGTTTGGGAATACgaactacctacctag
- a CDS encoding oligopeptide transporter OPT-like protein: protein MPPGPRGLPVLTVVAALPPVGADQSSLPAVERAREELSSRHPIPGSRIMGVKERFASKSHDGPVDVADTTGTDIIPVESHNAERELRNFRKQHKWDPFLDVDKLDNIDDALASGNAEKEAAIDESLIQEDSPYPEVRQSVPPVDIDVPVNTIRAWAIGGFLCTIVAACNILLNLRRTPITISSTVVQLIAYPLGRAWARFMPEATFKLFGHTLELNPGPFNVKEHTIITMMTAAGSSISYSIDILLAQEIFYKQQFKWGFQILLMLSTQAMGFGVAGIARRFLVWPSSMVWPATLITCTVMYSLHDHSHSDPSQTNGWKIGRYSFFLLVAMCTFGWEWFPLVIAPFLSSFMFATWIAPSNVVVNQIFGGNSGLGLLPISFDWSTVTAFLLSPLQTPAFAILNVMAGIILTAIGAIGLAWAGPDFYRYLPLSANQNFDRFAEPYNTSRILTPDFTVNETAYQAYSPILLGPTFSLSYGLSFATLISTVTHVALFYGADVWNRAMNSKYEEPDVHLKLMRRYKEAPEWWFLSIFVVSFAFGMIASQVWRTHLPWWAYILCILIGVVLFIPIGMVQAITNQQTGLNVITEMVIGYMMPGRPVAMMLFKSWGYMLSYNGLTYISDMKVGHYMKIPPRSMFAAQAFAVIWLSFVQISTYNFLRGNIKGICTPTQSQGLTCPNARTFYNASVIWGVIGPKKVFGAGSIYAWTNWFWLIGFAVPVVQYFLARRYPRSWLRYVVTPAIFGGAGLIPPATLYYLFQWVIVGLVFNLFIRRRYFGWWSRYNYALSGALDIGTALCTVVSGLGLGLSETSFPRWWGTNVITNTMDYNGTAVTRVFQEGQDPIGPSSW, encoded by the exons ATGCCGCCTGGGCCTCGTGGTCTGCCGGTGCTGACTGTCGTAGCTGCGCTCCCTCCGGTCGGAGCGGACCAGTCATCGTTGCCCGCCGTGGAGCGAGCGCGCGAGGAGCTGTCGAGTCGG CACCCGATTCCGGGATCCCGAATCATGGGCGTCAAGGAGCGCTTCGCCTCCAAGTCGCACGACGgccccgtcgacgtcgccgacaccACGGGCACCGACATAATCCCCGTCGAATCCCACAACGCCGAGCGGGAGCTGCGAAACTTCAGGAAGCAGCACAAGTGGGATcccttcctcgacgtcgacaagctcgacAACATCGACGATGCCCTCGCCTCCGGCAAcgccgagaaggaggcggccatTGACGAGTCCCTCATCCAGGAGGACTCTCCCTACCCCGAAGTCCGCCAATCG GTGCCCCCCGTCGACATCGACGTGCCCGTCAACACCATCCGCGCATgggccatcggcggcttcctctgcaccatcgtcgccgcctgcaaCATTCTTCTCAACCTTCGCCGGACCCCCATCACCATCTCCTCCACCGTCGTCCAGCTGATTGCCTACCC CCTCGGCAGAGCTTGGGCCCGGTTCATGCCCGAGGCCACGTTCAAGCTCTTCGGCCACACGCTCGAGCTCAACCCTGGCCCCTTCAACGTCAAGGAGcacaccatcatcaccatgatgacggccgccggctcctcCATCAGCTACTCCATCGACATCCTGCTGGCCCAGGAGATCTTCTACAAGCAGCAGTTCAAGTGGGGCTTCCAGATCCTCCTCATGCTCTCGACGCAGGCCATgggcttcggcgtcgccggcatcgcccgccgcttcctcgtctgGCCCTCGTCCATGGTCTGGCCCGCGACGCTCATCACCTGCACCGTCATGTACTCGCTGCACGACCACAGCCACTCGGACCCGTCGCAGACCAACGGCTGGAAGATTGGCCGCTACagcttcttcctcctcgtcgccatgtgCACCTTTGGCTGGGAGTGGTTccccctcgtcatcgccccCTTCCTCTCGAGCTTCATGTTCGCCACCTGGATCGCGCCCagcaacgtcgtcgtcaaccaGATCTTTGGCGGCAACTcgggcctcggcctcctgccCATCTCCTTCGACTGGTCCACCGTCACCGCCTTCCTCCTCTCGCCCCTCCAGACGCCCGCCTTCGCCATCCTCAACGTCATGGCCGGCATCATCCTCACCGCcatcggcgccatcggcctcgcctgGGCCGGCCCCGACTTCTACCGCTACCTGCCCCTCAGCGCGAACCAGAACTTTGACCGCTTCGCCGAGCCCTACAACACGTCGCGCATCCTGACGCCCGACTTCACCGTCAACGAGACGGCCTACCAGGCCTACTCgcccatcctcctcggccccACCTTCTCCCTCTCCTACGGCCTCTCCTTCGCCACCCTCATCTCCACCGTCACCCACGTCGCCCTCTTctacggcgccgacgtctgGAACCGCGCCATGAACTCCAAGTACGAGGAGCCCGACGTCCACCTCAAGCTCATGCGCAGGTACAAGGAGGCGCCCGAGTGGTGGTTCCTCTCCATCTTCGTCGTCAGCTTCGCCTTTGGCATGATCGCGAGCCAGGTCTGGCGCACCCACCTCCCCTGGTGGGCCTACATCCTCTGCATcctcatcggcgtcgtcctcttcatcCCCATCGGCATGGTCCAGGCCATCACGAACCAGCAGACAGGCCTCAACGTCATCACCGAGATGGTCATCGGTTACATGATGCCCGGCCGACCTGTCGCCATGATGCTCTTCAAGTCGTGGGGCTACATGCTCTCCTACAACGGTCTGACCTACATCTCCGACATGAAGGTCGGCCACTACATGAAGATTCCGCCCCGCAGCATGTTCGCCGCCCAGGCCTTTGCCGTCATCTGGCTCTCCTTCGTCCAGATATCCACCTACAACTTCCTCCGCGGCAACATCAAGGGCATCTGCACCCCGACCCAGTCCCAGGGCCTCACCTGCCCCAACGCCCGCACCTTTTACAACGCGAGCGTCATCTGGGGCGTCATCGGCCCCAAGAAGGTCTTTGGCGCCGGCAGCATCTACGCATGGACCAACTGGTTCTGGCTCATCGGCTtcgccgtccccgtcgtccagTACTTTCTCGCCCGCCGCTACCCCCGCTCCTGGCTCCGATACGTCGTCACGCCCGCCatcttcggcggcgccggcctcatcCCCCCGGCCACCCTCTACTACCTCTTCCAGTGGGTCATCGTCGGTCTCGTCTTCAACCTCTTCATCCGCCGTCGCTACTTTGGCTGGTGGT CTCGCTACAACTACGCCCTGTCCGGCGCGCTCGACATCGGGACGGCCCTCTGCACCGTCGTCTcgggcctcggcctcggcctcagCGAGACGTCCTTCCCGAGGTGGTGGGGCACCAACGTCATCACCAACACCATGGACTAcaacggcaccgccgtcACGAGGGTCTTCCAGGAAGGCCAGGACCCCATCGGTCCGTCCAGCTGGTag